A portion of the Glandiceps talaboti chromosome 13, keGlaTala1.1, whole genome shotgun sequence genome contains these proteins:
- the LOC144444549 gene encoding NACHT domain- and WD repeat-containing protein 1-like → MSEEAKSQLLLGKCHVNLPPLRSRVVRIFTSSTFTDTSVERNALMRDVYPKLKDYCKSKYGLEFQVVDMRWGVRDEATDDHMTSELCMKEIAECQKVSTGPNFVTFLCQKYGYRPFPPKIPASEFESMRQVLIEDGKSVETLDEWFHQDTNSVPPIYILQPISSKLVHFNDNANPDKMDQDRNKWWGVFENIQELLRYAATMCQKKGQFDENQASKYKISVTHDEVKRGILDATGNREDHCVCFVRKFADLTERVGEKEVKNFIDINWQDNKIDEDAKQLLTDLRDQRVRGVLKKSNVIESTLGKWSEKGVDPAIPEHKQYLEKFLDTFYKTIVDLIDRAAKKDENNLNSIPMYEEILQHLTFCKLKCQSFHGRTELLTKVKGYIQERVNGNPTGAYPMVLYGESGSGKTSVMAKAAFQSASEWFGKSNAAVVLRFLGTTPASTGVRQLLKSICQQVLTIYGQDPEVVPDDYFRVVRWFAQVLRYATKAKPLVIFIDSLDQLSPAEGAHRMSWLPRYLPPHAAIVVSTLPLEFGILERLKSILPTGAPQAEVTQLSVDESTKIIESWLQTEKRTVTTEQKAIISNAIQKCSLPLFLKLLFDQASRWQSYLPTSQIKVEPSVKGMISLIFDRLEQYHGKTLVSRALAYMTISQNGVAEAELEDLLSLDDEVLNEVYAYWLPPTRRIPPLLWTRIRSEINDYLVERDAEGSRVIYWYHRQFIETARERYLQDPKLVKNLHGSCSEYYIGTWSGGAKKPFQYTSLQMSKFKKPQKDEEDRKVGPQPLEFGNSRFNVRKLEQLPFHLIYTKDANQLKKHALCNFDFLVAKLKGMGLGEVLQDFNMAFQEYPDDDEIRRVGDVIRVGASALRTAPDNLIYELIGRLTDAKGQYITKLVSDAEKSTASKTIPILPYNRCFPAADGLLRTQLVGHTEEVISLATTSDGRLLVSGSKDKTAIIWDLDSCTILHTLKGRHNAPVFEVAITPDSMLVVTYSYRRLEYRDEELRNEQINVWNVETGEHFLNLMGHTGKGHCSMKFTPDSKFAVSEMYTERVDRTTYVREYFFVVWSLETGHQLYPPIQAHKVSINDLVIAKSKEGRHLIVTCGEEEDPGIKIWDLLSGKMVNEIIDRRKLRPSPSSKLAVTADGRYIGLHFEKHVLLDVYTGEFKYFDESEHNSPFEARFLNNDTQLMFLDNFGIIIYDVATLKTVKKMSIGGGHGGETSKVFFTEEMKLVFTLNDSNEYGVAWKPPEDWKSDDDLKFVERLQHTKYVQDMCMVLQQSNRLVITASDDKTIKVWNINGIQDTEKEDDDDDYDDDLLTPYYLERFSLRRTNYRVKLLGDEERVVMVDRLGKNLTMYDVDNGKQLATTEWEGLYDHPVTGIDTTPDGRRLFGVGSLTLNEYDTKTLSMIGSPKEMDTSCSGIRISPDGNASLLLSGDSFVDDIYGYDINKQWYGGQCDPDTRPSDIFFLRDEKVLAACATCYVIFNWKTLEVIADRRLEFVHGNDNMSCAALTKDERVLLAAYPDGVIKLYDVSVASDTPMARLQAHDEDSENMHRSDEYGINDITLSSTDNFFVTCSSDKTVRLWDRASLQRVHVFTGHEDIVTIAKITADDQFILSAAKEEVTIRVWSVALGIQIVNIYGYSAIESINIIPKKNRVFITTTDDRVLFFKVNKVDKSILQERWRKQNDQSSLLPQQQQQQQQQQQQQQQQQQQHKQSGKQQAARQTPSSSPTKSKSCVVL, encoded by the exons ATACCTCGGTAGAACGGAATGCCTTGATGAGAGATGTCTATCCTAAACTAAAAGATTACTGTAAATCAAAGTATGGATTGGAATTTCAAGTGGTTGATATGAGATGGGGTGTACGTGATGAAGCTACAGATGATCACATGACGTCAGAATTATGCATGAAAGAAATTGCAGAATGCCAAAAAGTCTCCACTGGTCCAAATTTTGTG ACATTTCTGTGCCAAAAGTATGGTTACCGCCCTTTCCCACCAAAGATTCCTGCTAGTGAATTTGAATCTATGAGACAGGTTTTGATAGAAGATGGAAAATCCGTGGAAACACTCGATGAATGGTTTCACCAAGATACCAACTCAGTTCCGCCTATTTATATACTACAACCAATTAGTTCTAAATTGGTACATTTCAATGACAACGCTAATCCAGACAAAATGGACCAAGATCGCAATAAATGGTGGGGTGTATTTGAGAATATACAGGAGTTACTTAGATATGCTGCCACCATGTGTCAGAAGAAAGGACAGTTTGACGAAAACCAAGCATCAAAGTATAAAATATCAG TCACTCATGATGAAGTGAAACGTGGTATTCTAGATGCTACGGGCAACAGAGAAGATCACTGTGTCTGTTTTGTTCGCAAGTTTGCTGATTTAACTGAGCGCGTAGGCGAAAAAGAAGTGAAAAATTTCATTGATATCAACTGGCAGGATAACAAGATTGATGAAGACGCCAAACAACTACTAACAGATTTGAGAGACCAACGAGTTCGAGGTGTTTTGAAGAAATCTAATGTCATCGAATCTACACTTGGTAAATGGTCTGAGAAAGGAGTGGATCCAGCTATCCCTGAACATAAACAGTACCTAGAGAAATTCCTTGATACGTTTTACAAGACCATCGTTGATCTCATCGATCGCGCTGCAAAGAAAGACGAAAACAATCTCAACAGTATACCCATGTATGAAGAGATTCTCCAACATCTAACTTTCTGTAAATTGAAGTGTCAATCATTTCACGGCAGAACAGAGCTCCTgacaaaggttaaaggttacatACAAGAAAGAGTCAATGGCAATCCAACTGGGGCATACCCGATGGTACTGTATGGCGAGTCTGGTAGTGGGAAGACATCAGTGATGGCCAAAGCTGCGTTCCAGTCAGCATCAGAATGGTTTGGTAAAAGCAATGCTGCAGTGGTACTGAGATTCCTTGGTACAACGCCAGCAAGTACAGGTGTACGTCAGTTACTGAAATCGATCTGCCAGCAGGTattgaccatatatggtcagGATCCAGAAGTTGTCCCTGATGACTACTTCAgggttgttcgttggtttgcACAAGTTCTCAGATACGCCACCAAAGCCAAACCACTGGTGATTTTCATTGATTCTCTTGACCAATTATCACCCGCTGAGGGCGCACACAGAATGTCCTGGTTACCGAGGTATCTACCTCCACATGCAGCTATCGTGGTATCCACTCTTCCGTTGGAATTCGGTATTTTAGAGAGGTTGAAATCAATCCTTCCAACAGGAGCACCCCAAGCAGAAGTGACACAATTGTCTGTTGATGAAAGTACGAAGATTATCGAGTCGTGGTTGCAGACCGAAAAACGAACAGTCACGACAGAACAGAAGGCCATCATTTCTAATGCAATACAAAAGTGCAGTTTACCACTCTTTCTTAAATTACTGTTCGACCAGGCTTCACGGTGGCAGTCCTATCTTCCAACATCTCAGATCAAAGTTGAACCATCAGTGAAGGGTATGATATCATTGATATTTGATAGACTGGAGCAATACCATGGTAAAACACTGGTATCACGTGCCCTAGCCTACATGACCATCTCCCAGAATGGTGTTGCTGAAGCTGAACTTGAAGATTTGCTCTCATTGGATGATGAAGTTCTTAATGAAGTCTACGCTTATTGGTTACCACCGACGAGAAGAATCCCACCACTGCTATGGACACGTATACGATCTGAAATCAACGACTACTTAGTGGAGAGAGATGCTGAGGGGTCACGTGTCATCTACTGGTATCATCGCCAGTTCATCGAAACAGCCAGAGAACGATATTTACAAGATCCCAAGCTTGTGAAGAATTTACATGGTTCTTGCTCTGAATATTACATTGGTACTTGGTCAGGAGGTGCGAAAAAGCCTTTCCAGTACACGTCCCTTCAAATGTCGAAATTTAAAAAACCACAGAAAGACGAGGAAGACCGCAAAGTAGGCCCTCAACCTCTTGAATTTGGAAATAGTCGTTTTAATGTCAGGAAGCTAGAGCAGTTACCATTCCATTTGATATACACCAAAGATGCCAATCAGCTAAAGAAACATGCGCTGTGTAATTTTGATTTCTTGGTGGCCAAATTAAAGGGTATGGGTCTTGGAGAAGTTCTTCAAGATTTCAACATGGCCTTCCAAGAGTACCCTGATGATGACGAAATTCGTAGAGTTGGTGACGTAATCCGTGTTGGCGCATCAGCCCTGAGAACGGCACCCGATAATCTCATCTACGAATTAATTGGAAGATTAACAGATGCCAAGGGCCAGTACATCACAAAGTTGGTCTCAGATGCCGAGAAGTCAACAGCCAGTAAGACCATACCGATTCTACCTTACAACCGATGCTTTCCTGCGGCAGATGGTTTGTTGCGAACACAACTAGTTGGTCATACTGAGGAAGTTATAAGTCTTGCTACAACTTCTGATGGGCGACTTCTTGTTAGTGGTTCCAAGGACAAAACAGCTATTATATGGGACTTGGACAGCTGTACCATTTTGCACACACTGAAGGGACGCCACAATGCCCCGGTATTTGAGGTTGCCATCACGCCAGATAGTATGCTTGTTGTCACCTACAGTTATAGACGACTGGAATATCGTGACG AGGAATTACGAAATGAACAGATTAATGTTTGGAATGTCGAAACTGGTGAGCACTTTTTAAATCTGATGGGTCACACCGGGAAAGGTCATTGTTCTATGAAATTCACACCAGATTCAAAGTTTGCAGTAAGCGAAATGTACACCGAAAGAGTCGACCGTACAACGTACGTCAGAGAGTACTTCTTCGTGGTATGGAGTCTTGAAACGGGTCATCAACTCTACCCTCCAATTCAAGCACATAAAG TATCTATCAACGATCTTGTCATCGCAAAGTCTAAAGAAGGACGACACCTGATTGTGACATGTGGTGAGGAAGAAGACCCTGGCATCAAAATATGGGATTTGTTGTCTGGTAAGATGGTAAACGAGATCATTGACCGTAGAAAACTTCGACCCAGTCCATCTAGCAAACTAGCTGTCACAGCTGATGGTCGTTACATTGGGCTCCACTTCGAGAAACATGTTCTACTAGATGTCTATACAGGAGAGTTTAAGTACTTCGACGAAAGCGAACATAACAGTCCTTTCGAAGCCAGATTTCTAAATAATGATACACAACTAATGTTCCTTGATAACTTTGGTATCATAATCTATGATGTCGCAACCTTAAAGACCGTCAAAAAGATGAGCATAGGTGGTGGTCATGGCGGAGAGACGTCCAAGGTCTTCTTTACAGAAGAGATGAAACTGGTGTTTACGCTCAATGACAGTAATGAATATGGAGTAGCCTGGAAACCACCAGAGGATTGGAAAAGTGATGACGATCTCAAATTTGTGGAAAGGCTTCAACACACTAAATACGTCCAAGATATGTGCATGGTTCTGCAACAGTCGAACCGATTGGTGATCACTGCATCGGATGATAAAACGATCAAAGTTTGGAACATAAATGGTATCCAAGATACAGAAAAAGAGGACGACGACGATGATTACGACGACGATCTTCTTACGCCCTACTACCTTGAACGTTTTTCCTTGCGTCGAACCAATTACAGAGTAAAGCTACTTGGAGATGAAGAACGTGTGGTCATGGTCGATAGACTTGGTAAAAACCTAACCATGTATGATGTTGATAACGGAAAACAACTGGCTACGACTGAATGGGAAGGACTGTACGACCACCCCGTGACTGGCATCGATACCACACCTGATGGCAGAAGACTGTTTGGCGTTGGCTCCCTCACTTTGAATGAATACGATACAAAGACGTTGTCGATGATTGGTAGTCCCAAAGAGATGGATACATCATGTTCGGGCATTCGGATATCTCCTGATGGCAATGCAAGCCTCCTATTGAGTGGGGACTCCTTCGTTGATGATATATATGGCTACGACATTAACAAGCAGTGGTATGGAGGACAATGTGATCCAGATACTAGGCCAAGTGATATCTTCTTCCTTCGTGATGAGAAAGTATTGGCAGCTTGCGCTACCTGCTATGTTATTTTCAATTGGAAGACCTTAGAAGTTATAGCAGATCGACGCTTAGAATTTGTACATGGTAACGATAACATGAGTTGTGCTGCACTGACGAAAGATGAGAGAGTTCTACTGGCGGCGTATCCCGATGGTGTAATCAAGTTATATGACGTCAGTGTTGCCAGTGATACTCCGATGGCAAGACTGCAAGCCCATGATGAAGACAGCGAAAACATGCACAGATCAGATGAATATGGCATTAATGATATCACTTTATCGTCGACCGATAATTTCTTCGTGACGTGTTCCAGTGACAAAACGGTCAGGTTATGGGATAGAGCTTCACTTCAGCGAGTACATGTTTTCACGGGGCATGAGGATATCGTCACCATAGCAAAGATTACAGCAGACGACCAATTTATTCTGAGTGCCGCCAAGGAGGAGGTAACAATCCGAGTCTGGAGCGTTGCCTTAGGAATTCAAATTGTCAACATTTATGGTTATTCAGCTATAGAATCCATCAATATCATCCCTAAGAAGAACAGAGTATTCATCACTACAACTGATGATAGGGTCTTGTTCTTCAAGGTCAACAAAGTTGACAAAAGCATCCTCCAGGAAAGATGGCGAAAGCAGAATGATCAATCAAGTTTGCTGccacagcagcagcagcagcagcagcagcagcagcaacaacaacaacaacaacaacaacaacacaagcAAAGTGGGAAACAACAGGCGGCAAGGCAGACGCCTTCTTCATCTCCAACTAAATCGAAATCATGTGTTGTTCTGTAA